ATGGCTCAAGGGACTTCTCCAGTATTTTTGAACATTTTGCCAAAGGCGATAAGGCCTAAGGAATCACAATGGAATTGAAGGATAAGGTAATAGTCATTACCGGCGGCGCCGGTGGTTTGGGTCTGGCCATGGCCAAGGATCTTGCCGCCCATGGCGCCAAACTGGCGCTGATTGACGTGGATCAGGAGCGTCTTGAGCGTGCCTGTGCCGATATCGGTGACGCCACCGAGGTGCAGGGCTACGCACTGGACATCACAGACGAAGAAGATGTGGTCGCCGGGTTTCGTTACATCCTCGAAGATTTCGGCGTTATCCATGGTCTGGTGAACAACGCCGGTATTCTGCGCGATGGTCTTCTGGTTAAGGCCAAGGACGGCGTGGTGAGCGATCGTATGTCGCTCGCGCAGTTCCAGTCGGTTATCAACGTGAACCTGACAGGCACCTTCCTGTGTGGCCGTGAAGCCGCTGCTGCCATGATTGAGTCGGGTGAGGGCGGGGTGATAGTCAATATCTCCAGTCTGGCCCGTGCCGGCAACATGGGCCAAACCAACTACGCGGCGTCCAAGGCTGGCGTGGCCACCATGGCGGTGGGTTGGGCTAAAGAGTTGGCCCGCTTTAACATCCGCGCCGCTGCAGTGGCGCCCGGGGTGATTGCCACCGAGATGACCGCAGCCATGAAGCCAGAGGCTCTGGAACGTCTGGAGAAAATGGTGCCTGTAGGGCGCCTGGGGCATGCCGAAGAGATTGCCTCGACCGTTCGCTTTATCATGGAAAATGATTATGTGAATGGCCGTGTGTTTGAAATCGACGGCGGTATCAGGCTCTAAGCTTTAATGCCCCGGCCATCGCTATTTGGTCGGGGCTGTTAATATTTGTCACCCTTTATTTTGTGTATCAAGTTGACAGAAGCTGACGCAGATTAAACAATGCGGCAGTAAAAATTGCCGTTAAATTCTCTTTAAAAGCAACACGAAAGCCGTCTCTTGGTCAGTCGTTTGCCCTAGCAGGACCCGGGATGTCGCGTTTGGAACTCGTTGTAAAAAAACTCATGCTCTGGACAGGCTACGCGGGTGTTGTGGTGATTTATGGTGGTTTTCTGTTTCTGCTGTTGAGTGGACAGGACACCCGGGCACTCCCTTGGTATATCCTGTTATCGCCCTGGGTTTGTGTGTTTTTTGGCTTGCCCTCAACGCAGCAGCATGCGGTAGTGGGCTG
The window above is part of the Shewanella litorisediminis genome. Proteins encoded here:
- a CDS encoding SDR family oxidoreductase gives rise to the protein MELKDKVIVITGGAGGLGLAMAKDLAAHGAKLALIDVDQERLERACADIGDATEVQGYALDITDEEDVVAGFRYILEDFGVIHGLVNNAGILRDGLLVKAKDGVVSDRMSLAQFQSVINVNLTGTFLCGREAAAAMIESGEGGVIVNISSLARAGNMGQTNYAASKAGVATMAVGWAKELARFNIRAAAVAPGVIATEMTAAMKPEALERLEKMVPVGRLGHAEEIASTVRFIMENDYVNGRVFEIDGGIRL